One window from the genome of Roseomonas haemaphysalidis encodes:
- the leuC gene encoding 3-isopropylmalate dehydratase large subunit has protein sequence MPMSATKPRTLFDKIWDAHVVETLPDGTALLYIDRHLVHEVTSPQAFEGLRMAGRKVRRLDGTMAVIDHNIATDQSRYTGQIEDPESRLQVETLEKNVAEFDVPYIPLTDARQGIVHIVGPEQGLSLPGMTIVCGDSHTSTHGAMGAMAFGIGTSEVEHVLATQTILQKRAKNMRVTVDGTLPPGCTAKDIVLAIIGKIGTAGGTGHVIEYAGEAIRALDMAGRFTICNMSIEAGARAGMIAPDQTTFDYVKGRPFAPKGEAYERAVEYWQTLPSDEGAHFDTEVVLDAAEIVPMVSWGTSPEDVLPITASVPDPAAEPDEAKRAQLQRMVEYMGLVPGQKLTELKVDVVFIGSCTNSRIEDIRAAAAVVRGRKVAPGVRAMVVPGSGLVKHAAEAEGLDAVLKEAGFEWREAGCSMCLGMNPDKLTPGQRSASTSNRNFEGRQGPGGRTHLLSPAMAAAAAVTGFLTDVREIG, from the coding sequence ATGCCGATGTCGGCCACGAAGCCGCGTACGCTGTTCGACAAGATCTGGGATGCCCACGTCGTGGAGACGCTTCCGGACGGCACCGCGCTTCTCTACATCGACCGGCACCTCGTGCATGAGGTGACCAGCCCGCAGGCCTTCGAGGGGCTGCGCATGGCGGGCCGCAAGGTGCGCCGGCTGGACGGCACCATGGCGGTGATCGACCACAACATCGCCACCGACCAGAGCCGCTACACGGGGCAGATCGAGGATCCCGAAAGCCGGCTGCAGGTCGAGACGCTGGAAAAGAACGTCGCCGAGTTCGACGTGCCCTACATCCCGCTGACGGATGCGCGGCAGGGCATCGTGCACATCGTGGGGCCGGAGCAGGGGCTGTCCCTGCCGGGCATGACCATCGTCTGCGGCGACAGCCATACCTCGACGCACGGCGCCATGGGGGCGATGGCGTTTGGCATCGGCACCTCCGAGGTGGAGCACGTGCTGGCCACGCAGACCATCCTGCAGAAGCGCGCCAAGAATATGCGCGTGACGGTGGACGGCACGCTGCCGCCGGGCTGCACGGCCAAGGACATCGTGCTGGCCATCATCGGCAAGATCGGCACCGCCGGCGGCACCGGCCACGTGATCGAATACGCGGGCGAGGCGATCCGCGCGCTCGACATGGCCGGGCGCTTCACCATCTGCAACATGTCGATCGAGGCGGGCGCGCGCGCCGGCATGATCGCGCCGGACCAGACCACCTTCGACTACGTCAAGGGCCGGCCCTTCGCGCCCAAGGGCGAGGCCTATGAGCGCGCGGTGGAATACTGGCAGACGCTGCCCTCCGACGAGGGCGCGCATTTCGACACCGAGGTGGTGCTGGATGCCGCCGAGATCGTGCCGATGGTGAGCTGGGGCACCAGCCCCGAGGACGTCTTGCCGATCACCGCCAGCGTGCCCGACCCTGCCGCCGAGCCGGACGAGGCCAAGCGCGCCCAGTTGCAGCGCATGGTGGAGTACATGGGCCTGGTGCCTGGCCAGAAGCTCACGGAGCTGAAGGTGGACGTGGTCTTCATCGGCTCCTGCACCAACAGCCGGATCGAGGACATCCGCGCCGCCGCCGCCGTGGTGCGCGGCCGCAAGGTGGCGCCGGGCGTGCGCGCCATGGTGGTGCCGGGCTCGGGGCTGGTGAAGCACGCGGCCGAGGCCGAGGGGCTGGACGCCGTGCTGAAGGAAGCGGGCTTCGAGTGGCGCGAAGCCGGGTGCTCCATGTGCCTCGGCATGAACCCGGACAAGCTGACGCCGGGCCAGCGCTCGGCCAGCACCAGCAACCGCAACTTCGAGGGCCGCCAGGGCCCCGGCGGGCGCACCCACCTGCTGAGCCCCGCGATGGCCGCCGCCGCCGCCGTCACGGGCTTTCTGACCGACGTGCGGGAGATCGGCTGA
- the rplS gene encoding 50S ribosomal protein L19, which yields MNLLQQFDAEQKDRLLAARAVPEFAAGDTVRVMVKVVEGERTRTQAYEGVVIARSNKGLHSNFTVRKLSYGEGVERVFPLYSPSIAEIAVLRRGKVRRAKLYYLRGRTGKSARIAEKTVARAPKATAAEA from the coding sequence ATGAACCTGCTGCAGCAGTTCGACGCCGAGCAGAAGGACCGCCTGCTCGCCGCCCGCGCCGTTCCCGAGTTCGCCGCCGGCGACACCGTCCGCGTGATGGTGAAGGTGGTCGAGGGTGAGCGCACCCGCACCCAGGCCTATGAGGGCGTCGTGATCGCGCGCTCCAACAAGGGCCTGCACAGCAACTTCACGGTGCGCAAGCTGTCCTACGGCGAGGGCGTCGAGCGCGTCTTCCCGCTGTACTCGCCCAGCATCGCCGAGATCGCCGTGCTGCGCCGGGGCAAGGTGCGCCGCGCCAAGCTGTATTACCTGCGTGGCCGCACCGGCAAGTCGGCGCGCATCGCCGAGAAGACCGTGGCCCGCGCGCCCAAGGCGACCGCCGCCGAGGCCTGA
- the trmD gene encoding tRNA (guanosine(37)-N1)-methyltransferase TrmD: protein MTPWHATALTLFPEMFPGTLGHSLAGRALRDGKWSLDTLQIRDFATDKHRTVDDTPFGGGAGMVMRPDVVDAACAAALAAGPARPLVYLTPRGRVLDQGLARELVAGPGVILVCGRYEGLDQRVIEAREMREVSVGDYVLSGGEPAALVLLDACVRLLPGVMGGATSAEEESFSEAAPLLEYPHYTRPAEWDGRAVPEVLLSGHHAEVARWRRGMAEAATRERRPDLWSRRTSSVAH, encoded by the coding sequence ATGACGCCCTGGCACGCGACCGCGCTGACCCTGTTCCCGGAGATGTTCCCCGGCACGCTCGGCCATTCCCTGGCCGGCCGCGCGCTGCGGGACGGCAAGTGGAGCCTGGATACCCTCCAGATCCGCGACTTCGCGACGGACAAGCACCGCACCGTGGACGACACCCCCTTCGGGGGCGGCGCGGGCATGGTGATGCGGCCGGACGTGGTGGATGCCGCCTGCGCGGCGGCGCTCGCCGCCGGGCCGGCGCGGCCGCTGGTCTACCTCACCCCCCGCGGGCGGGTGCTGGACCAGGGGCTGGCGCGGGAGCTGGTGGCGGGCCCAGGGGTGATCCTGGTGTGCGGCCGCTACGAGGGGCTGGACCAGCGGGTGATCGAGGCGCGCGAGATGCGCGAGGTCTCGGTCGGCGACTATGTGCTGAGCGGAGGCGAGCCGGCGGCCCTGGTGCTGCTGGATGCCTGCGTGCGGCTGCTGCCGGGTGTGATGGGCGGGGCGACGAGCGCGGAGGAGGAAAGCTTCTCCGAGGCGGCGCCCCTGCTGGAATACCCGCATTACACGCGGCCGGCGGAGTGGGACGGGCGGGCGGTGCCCGAGGTCCTGCTTTCCGGCCACCACGCCGAGGTGGCGCGCTGGCGCCGTGGCATGGCGGAGGCGGCGACGCGCGAGCGGCGGCCGGATCTCTGGTCGCGCCGCACCTCGTCCGTGGCCCATTGA
- the rpsP gene encoding 30S ribosomal protein S16, translating to MGLKIRLARAGAKKRPYYHIVVADSRSPRDGRFIEKVGSYNPMLPADHADRVRLQDERIKHWLSVGALATDRVAKFLGKAELAPMPVFREQPKQSAPKKKAQERAAANAA from the coding sequence ATGGGCCTGAAGATCCGCCTCGCGCGCGCCGGTGCCAAGAAGCGCCCCTACTACCACATCGTGGTGGCCGACAGCCGCTCGCCCCGCGACGGCCGCTTCATCGAGAAGGTGGGCAGCTACAACCCGATGCTGCCGGCCGACCACGCCGACCGCGTGCGCCTGCAGGACGAGCGCATCAAGCACTGGCTGAGCGTCGGCGCGCTGGCCACCGACCGCGTCGCCAAGTTCCTCGGCAAGGCCGAGCTGGCGCCGATGCCGGTGTTCCGCGAGCAGCCCAAGCAGTCCGCGCCGAAGAAGAAGGCGCAGGAACGCGCCGCCGCCAACGCCGCCTGA